Genomic DNA from Comamonas resistens:
CTCATGGCTTCATGATCTGTTATTCGAGCGCAGCGGGTTCACCCAATCCAGCGTCAGCACGCCGTTCATGGCACGGCCTGGCGGCAAGGTCAGCTCGATGCGAATGCCGTCAGGAGTGAGGGGCAGGTCGCTGCTCTGTGCATCGGTTTTGCTGCCATCGCTGGATTGTGGGTTGCTCCAGGCATTGTTGCGGTAGTAGTACACGCGCCACAGTTCCAGGGGCAGCAGCACGGTTTCACGGCGCATCTGGTCGCTGGACGGATTGCGCCCCCATTGCGCTGCCTGCATCCAGGCGTCATTCCATTCGCTGACCGTGCGCGCTGGCAGCGATTGCCAGCGCACCCATTGAAACTGACCGTCCACATTGCGGCGGCTCCAGGCCACGACCCAGGCACCCTGGTCCACCGGGCCGCTGCTTTTGCGCGTCATGCGCAGCACCTGGCCGTCCCAGTCCAGAACCTGGCGGCCTTGCAGCGGCATCAGGGCATTGAGGTCGGCACTCCATTGCGCCAGCACGGTTTGCAGCACGGCCTGCTGCTCGCCCTGGGTGCGGGTGCTTTCCTGGGTGCGGATCATGCCGTCCAGCCCGCGCCAGCTCATGATGGCAACCAGGGCCATGGCGGCTAGCGCCACCAGCAGCTCGATCAGCGTAAAACCGCGAGCCCGTTTTGTTGGAGGGGCTGCAATAGGTCGGTGAAGCATAAAACCGGCGCGGCCCAAGCCAGGGACGGCCAGCAAGGGCCTGAGCCGGCCGCGCCGCCCCGCAGCAGGGGCGGCCCCGGTAAAGGCCGTCGTCCCCACTTGGAGGGACGGCGCGAAGCGACTCAGGGGGGGCATCAATACTTCCCGACGATGGTGGAAACGCGCAGCACGGGCGAGGAATCGGCAAAGACCTGGGCATCCACACGCCGGAAGCTGGGGTTGGGGGTGGGACGCACACTGATCTGTACCTGCAACTGACGGCCCAGTTGCGGGCAGTTGACGGTGGAGTCGCCCACGGCCGGCATCTGGTTGATCAGCCTTAGCCTCACCAGCTCGTTCTGGGCGCAGGTCTGGGCCAGGATGACATCGGCCTGCCGCTGCGCATTGCGCGTCAAGGCATTGCTGGCCTGCAGTCCTGCCAGCAGGGCCACGGCGACCATGCCCACGGCGACCAGAACCTCGATCAGCGTAAAGCCTTGCTGGAGGCGATGGGGCTTCATGGCCTGCTGCCCTGCAAGGACTGCACCTTGAAGGGGCGCAGCCCATCGGTTACCAGTTGCAGTGGAGGAGAGTTGCCGTCGGGCAGCGAAAGCGTGATGGTCTGGCGCGGAATCAAAGGCTCGGGACCCAGGACCACAGGGGTGGCAGGCTGTACGGTGACAGCTGTTTGCAGCCATTGGCCGGGCATTTTCACCCCCTGAGGCAGGCCTTCAAAGCGAAACCCTTGTGGCATGGGACGCCAGATTACCAAAGAACCATTGGTGCGCGCCTGGGCGCGGGCTGACTCCAGCAGCGTGGCCAGCCGCTCGGCCTCGCGCTCCAGCTGCCGTTCTCCACCGTCACGAATGGCCAGGCTGACGCCAGCGGTTGCCAGCGCCATGATGGAGATCACCACCAAAAGCTCAAGAAGCGTGAAGCCGGTGGATTGAGTACGGGCCATGAAGTGGAGGGGCTATCTATGAAAGACCGCTGTAAAGAGCTTTTGGGCATGAGTTTTCGTCGCCGGGCCGCCCCAAGACGAAAACCGGCGCAAGCCGGTCAGGTCCCCCTCGGGGGGCTGCGACCACACGCAGTGAGGGAGCGTGGGGGCTCATTTCTATTGCCAGGAGCCAATATCCGCATCCTTGCCCTCGCCCCCAGCCTTGCCATCCGCGCCGAACGACATGATGTCGATGGCGCTCTTGATGCCGGGGTTCAGGTACTGGTACGGATTGCCCCAGGGGTCATTGGGCAGCTTTTCCAGATAGGGCTTCC
This window encodes:
- a CDS encoding prepilin-type N-terminal cleavage/methylation domain-containing protein is translated as MLHRPIAAPPTKRARGFTLIELLVALAAMALVAIMSWRGLDGMIRTQESTRTQGEQQAVLQTVLAQWSADLNALMPLQGRQVLDWDGQVLRMTRKSSGPVDQGAWVVAWSRRNVDGQFQWVRWQSLPARTVSEWNDAWMQAAQWGRNPSSDQMRRETVLLPLELWRVYYYRNNAWSNPQSSDGSKTDAQSSDLPLTPDGIRIELTLPPGRAMNGVLTLDWVNPLRSNNRS
- the gspI gene encoding type II secretion system minor pseudopilin GspI, whose product is MKPHRLQQGFTLIEVLVAVGMVAVALLAGLQASNALTRNAQRQADVILAQTCAQNELVRLRLINQMPAVGDSTVNCPQLGRQLQVQISVRPTPNPSFRRVDAQVFADSSPVLRVSTIVGKY
- a CDS encoding prepilin-type N-terminal cleavage/methylation domain-containing protein is translated as MARTQSTGFTLLELLVVISIMALATAGVSLAIRDGGERQLEREAERLATLLESARAQARTNGSLVIWRPMPQGFRFEGLPQGVKMPGQWLQTAVTVQPATPVVLGPEPLIPRQTITLSLPDGNSPPLQLVTDGLRPFKVQSLQGSRP